In Candidatus Wallbacteria bacterium, one genomic interval encodes:
- a CDS encoding bifunctional 5,10-methylenetetrahydrofolate dehydrogenase/5,10-methenyltetrahydrofolate cyclohydrolase, with the protein MSKIIDCKAIAAEIIAETDELRKSLQTVPSVVVYLLSTDEASANYAKNIEKDGKKLNFEVRIRSEKPDSFRASFDHANHDHETHCIMIQYPLPQEYDSAKILSALDPKKDIDGLSDGNSLALYQGRTGLFPSTPQAVLEILRRVIKDPEGESVTVIGRSRIVGLPLFHLLLSHNFTPTVCHSRTKNLPDLCKKSRIIVAAVGKARMIDERFLSAEQVLIDVGTNFREGQWVGDFDFEQCLPACRLITPVPSGVGTVTRAVLYRNIVKAALWQKNLI; encoded by the coding sequence ATGAGTAAAATCATTGACTGCAAGGCAATCGCGGCAGAGATTATCGCGGAAACCGATGAATTGAGGAAATCCCTCCAGACTGTTCCCTCTGTAGTCGTTTATCTGCTGAGCACTGACGAAGCTTCGGCAAATTATGCGAAAAACATCGAAAAAGACGGGAAAAAGCTGAATTTTGAAGTCAGAATCCGCTCCGAAAAACCGGATTCTTTCCGGGCCAGCTTTGATCATGCGAATCATGACCATGAGACGCACTGCATCATGATTCAATATCCGCTGCCTCAGGAATATGATTCTGCGAAAATCTTGTCTGCGCTTGACCCTAAAAAAGACATCGACGGGCTTTCTGACGGGAACTCGCTGGCTCTCTACCAGGGACGGACGGGACTTTTTCCCTCCACTCCCCAGGCTGTATTGGAAATACTGAGGCGCGTGATCAAGGATCCGGAGGGAGAATCAGTGACTGTGATCGGACGCAGCAGGATCGTTGGTCTTCCGCTGTTCCACCTGCTCCTCTCACACAATTTCACTCCCACTGTCTGCCACAGCAGGACAAAAAACCTGCCTGATCTCTGTAAAAAAAGCAGAATCATAGTAGCAGCAGTCGGTAAAGCCCGGATGATAGATGAGCGTTTTCTCAGTGCAGAACAAGTGCTGATCGACGTAGGGACAAATTTCCGGGAGGGGCAATGGGTAGGGGACTTTGATTTCGAACAATGTCTGCCTGCCTGCCGCCTGATCACACCAGTGCCTTCAGGAGTCGGTACTGTCACCAGAGCTGTTTTATACAGAAATATAGTAAAGGCGGCCTTATGGCAAAAAAATCTGATTTGA
- a CDS encoding pyrimidine-nucleoside phosphorylase — translation MKVYDIIAKKRDCKVLPKEEIDFMVQGYTRGTIPDYQMSAFLMAVFIRGMNSRETSDLTVSMLHSGEIVDLSGIKGFKVDKHSTGGVGDTTTLVLAPLVASCGVPLAKMSGRGLGHTGGTLDKLESFPGFKVEIPKKKFMENVNKYGIAVVGQTADIAPADKKIYALRDVTATVNSIPLIAASIMSKKLAAGSDGIVLDVKTGIGAFMQKLPDSVRLAKAMIEIGKMNGKKMNAVISDMDQPLGDAVGNMLEVREAILTLMGEKKGNLLEICLTLGSLMLAQAGRCRKTSEGRVLLLSQIKNGKALLKMKEFIKAQGGETKAIDNPDRLLCAKTVSAVKSKKDGFITRCDSLKVGKASFILGAGRETKDDVIDLAAGVLLEHRIGDRVKKGEVLARIYTNRTKPLKEAEALVLEAFEFGAKKKVSKLIHKIL, via the coding sequence ATGAAAGTTTACGACATCATTGCGAAAAAGCGTGACTGCAAGGTTCTGCCTAAAGAGGAGATCGATTTCATGGTGCAGGGCTATACCAGGGGAACGATCCCGGATTATCAGATGTCGGCTTTCCTGATGGCTGTCTTCATTCGAGGGATGAACAGCCGTGAAACATCGGATCTGACAGTTTCCATGCTGCATTCCGGAGAAATCGTGGATCTCTCAGGGATCAAAGGATTCAAAGTGGACAAACACAGCACAGGCGGAGTCGGTGACACTACAACCCTGGTGCTAGCCCCGCTGGTGGCATCCTGCGGAGTTCCGCTCGCGAAAATGTCCGGCCGCGGACTCGGCCATACCGGCGGGACGCTCGATAAACTGGAATCATTCCCTGGATTCAAAGTGGAAATACCCAAGAAAAAATTCATGGAAAATGTTAACAAATACGGGATTGCTGTTGTCGGCCAGACTGCCGACATCGCTCCTGCGGACAAAAAAATCTATGCCTTGAGAGATGTGACAGCCACTGTAAACTCCATCCCATTGATCGCAGCTTCCATCATGAGTAAAAAGCTGGCAGCCGGGTCAGACGGGATAGTGCTCGATGTCAAGACAGGCATAGGCGCTTTCATGCAGAAACTGCCAGATTCCGTCAGACTGGCCAAAGCCATGATCGAGATCGGTAAAATGAACGGCAAAAAGATGAACGCCGTGATTTCGGACATGGACCAGCCTCTGGGCGACGCAGTGGGCAACATGCTGGAGGTCAGGGAAGCGATCCTGACCCTGATGGGGGAGAAGAAAGGCAATCTGCTTGAAATCTGCCTGACTCTAGGCAGCCTGATGCTTGCCCAGGCCGGCAGATGCAGAAAAACCTCAGAAGGACGCGTTCTGCTCCTGTCCCAGATTAAAAACGGCAAAGCTTTGCTCAAAATGAAAGAATTCATCAAGGCTCAGGGTGGAGAAACTAAAGCTATCGATAATCCTGACAGATTACTCTGCGCAAAAACAGTCTCTGCAGTGAAATCAAAAAAAGATGGATTCATCACCCGCTGCGACTCTCTGAAAGTGGGGAAAGCTTCGTTCATCCTCGGCGCAGGCAGGGAAACCAAGGATGATGTAATCGACCTGGCTGCCGGAGTCCTGCTTGAACACCGTATCGGAGACAGAGTTAAAAAGGGTGAAGTGCTGGCCAGGATTTACACGAATCGGACAAAACCGCTGAAAGAAGCGGAAGCTCTTGTACTGGAAGCCTTCGAATTCGGGGCGAAGAAGAAGGTCAGTAAACTGATACATAAGATACTGTGA